AAAAGGGTCAAAATCGAAAAACTGATCTAACTAAAGAACTGTTAAATCCAGTAGACCTTCCTATTACTAGAGGCCAACTTCAAGGTAATAATCAGTGGGATTTTGGCTTACCTAATAAAGAGATCCTAAAAGGAGAGGATAGTATTGGTGGGGTGCTGCCTGACTTATTTAATATGCCAACGGGACAGGATCGTTTTGGCATTAGAGGTGATGTAATCAAAAGCGTTGACCTAAAGGAAAAGGGTGATATTGATGGTGCTAATATTCAGTTTATTTTTAGAAAATAAAGCGTTTATTAGAAAAATAATTTGTGTTTGTGAACAAGCAAAAATTAATAGCTAATTATAGCCTTAACTAACTCTATATCTGTGGTGTTAGGGTATTTATCTTTTAGCATATTGAGTGCTTTTTCTAAATAGGGTGTACGGTAGTTACTATCACTAGCAATATAAAAATAGGCATCTGACTTAGCGTTGATAACTATTTTTTCATCTGAGTTTGGTTCATTTTGGCTTGCTTGATTTGTCATAATAAAAGGAGCCAAAGTTAGTATCGTTGAAGGCAGTGTGAAATAAGCAAAATATTCTTTTAACTCTTTAGTATCAGCAAAAGATTCGATAGTCGAAGAAATTAACAGAAGTACTAATAGATACTGTCTGATTTTTAAGCATACCGCCATATGTTTTTAATAAAAAAGTAGTCTCAAATTAATAGATATATTACATCAAAGAAGAAGTAAAAAAATAGGATTAGTAAATTGGATAGGATTGAGGCTGATAGGGGTAAACATAGTAGAAATAAAGAAAGCTAGTAAAATTAATTACTAGCTTTTTTATGATGGCGCAATGGACGAGCGACGAGCAAATACCTATATAATCTATAGTTATAAATTAGGCCAGTTATACCAATTGATACACAATGATATTATAAAAGATGTGTATAGAACTATAGACAGCTTACAATAATGGGGTTTAAATAATCTAACCCTTAAAGAATTTTAAATAATAGCTTGAGTAATAGGCATAAGCTTATATATGGATCACTACTAAATTTAATATTACAGTTTGATATATTAAAACCCCTTCTTTTTTCGAAAGGGTTTATTAGGATTTCTAAACAAATTATTTTTTCTGAATAGCTAATTGCATCATACGCCAGCTTCCCATTATATAATTTGGATCTTTTACTAGTTCTCGGATTTTACTAATAAGTGTTGTAAACTCTTGATCATTAGTAACTCCAGCAGAGATTAAAGGTTCTCGGATTTGCTCAAAAGATATGAAAGGAAAGCTTTTTTGACGCTCAGTTACTAGTGCAGGCATATTGAACTGAACATTCTTAATATTTACATTAAGCTCTTGAACTTTTTGCCATAGCTTTGGAAAACAATCATAGTTTAAAGAGGCTATATCAGCCATTTGCTTTACTAGATCATTAGCTCGTTGAAAATATTCATTGTCTTTGGGCCAACATTCATAGGGAAAGCCTGGTTCTTCAATTAAAATTAATGCGCCTTGTTTACAGGATTTCAAAATATTATTGAGACAGGCGTCCCAATTTCTCACATGCATTAACAAAAACCGAATATAAACCACATCAAACTTATCTTCTTCTAGCTCATTATCAGCAATATTATGCAGTTTAAATGCTACATTATTAGTATTATATTGTTTGCTGAGCTCATTGCAGATATCCACTTGCTCTTGTGATGAGTCTATTCCTAGGATATGACATTTAGGATAATTTTTTGATAACCAGAAGGCCATTTGACCATGACCACAGCCTATATCTAACAGGCGCTTAGTATTTTTTGGTAAGTTTTTCGATAAAAAGTTTTGGCTTCCTTCATCATAAACTTCTGCCAAAATAGATAATCTTTCTTGATCAGCACCACCTATGTTTGGTAAATATTCTAAAGACATAAGAATTCCTTCTTTAAATAAATGGTTAGAAATAAAATAGATCGTAAACTACTTAAAAGTTGTTATTTTTTAAATTAATCCCTAAGGATATTTATTTCTGTGTAGCTATCTAATAACTAGTTTTGTTATAGGTTGATTAAATACTGTTAGTTGCTCTCAGAATAAACCATAGCGTTTTTAGTACTTTCCCTTTTGGAAAAGCCACTAGCTCAGGTTCTATCATTGAAGGACGCCAACTAACCTTATATTGTCGTTGTGAGGCTGCTGGATAAACTCCTCCACCTTTAGAGGCTAACCATTTAGCTACTTTATAAAATAAAAATGAATCATTAATTTGCTTAGTATTTTCAAACTCAACCAAAGGCGTAAAGCCAAAATGTAAATAAGCGACTTGGTTTTCTTTTTTAAATTGATTTATTGCCGTTTGGTTAATAAGTTGCATTATTCCATTCGGAGCATCAGGTATTCTCCTAGAGAGGTTATGAAACCAGCCCAATGTCTTTCCGTAGGTACGGGTATATATAATATACGCTAAGACATTATCACCTATGGATGCAATATAAAGTCGATGTTCTCCAGAATTTAATTCGATGGAGTTAAAATCTATCACTAATTTACTTAATGCATTTCCCCCTTTATTTTTAAGCCATAAGGTATTAATAAACTCAAGTTGAGGTTTTAAAAGATCGAGCTTTTGTTGAGAAAATATTTCTTTAACAACGATACCTTTCTTTTTAGCTTTGTTAATTTTATTTCTTAACTGTTGGAAACTTTTCCCTTCAATAGTATAGTTTTCTAAGGATAACGAATAGCTTGCGCCCAGTTGGTTAATATTAAAACCATATTGTTTTAGTAGATTAAAATCAGACTCAGAAAAATGTAAAAAAATAGGGAATGTTTTGGCAGCTTTATTAAATTCCAGAAACTTGCTTAGTAAGTTTTGCTTATTCTCTTCTGATGAAAGAATACCTCCTATGCACATATTCATATTTTTGTATTTGAAAAAACCAATAGCTCCATAATCGTTTGTAAACCAGTTCACTTCTTTATTAAGCAATAGACAACTCAACGAGTTTGTTGAATGTTCTAATGCTGTTTTAAGAGAGGGAAATTGATTTACTTCTTGAGCATTGTTCGTTAATAAAGTAGAAAATGTTTTATGCATTTGTTATTAGTTCTCTTCATTAAAGGTGTTGTATAGGATAGGAGTGAAAGTGTGTTTTTTGGACATATTTAGCACACTTAAAGCATCGTTATACGCTATATTTTTCCCTATACTCAAATGCTGTTCTGAATTATCAAGAGCCATTGCTATCGTTTCAGATAAACAGGCAAGATTTACACCAGCAGGCACATCAATTATGTTTGAGTCACCATAAGAGGTTTTATTAGGCTGAGAAATAAGCCCACCTTCATAAATAAAATGTTCTTGATCTCTTACAAAATCAAAGGGTCTTGCTGCATCAAAAATAACAGCAGATTTTTTGACAGTTGAGGTGTTTAAAAAGGCTTTACCCTCGCTAGTGGCAGAAACAATAAAATCAGCCTGGCTCAATGCTTCCTCATAGCATTCTGTAACCTTAAGTCCGAGTGTGCCAGCTACCTTTGTCAACTGTTCTAATTGACTAGGAAAATCGAGCAAGGTTCGATTATCTAGTAATAACCATTGTTTAATATTACTTAGCAAAGACCCTTCAACAATAATATCTCTAGTTGTATTTACGACTTCTAGTAGGGATTTAATTAGTTCTGATAAAAGTAAATGGCCTGTTTTAGGTCTACCAACCAAAATTATTCTACTAAAATTATGAGCAAGACCAATTACTGAAATTTTTCCCACAGAACCGCGTGCGCCAATAACAGCTAATATTTGACTTGCTACTTCATTATTAAGCATAGATCTTATGCTTTCCACCACAGACATTCCAGTAAGAGAATTACCATTGGTTAATAATAGTTGTTGGCTATTATCAACTAAGTTCTTTCCTCCATCAGAAATAACTGATGTATAAGCGCCTAAACCTACCACCTCAGCATGATTTGACTTAGCGACATCTAAAAACTCATTCATAAGCCTAGTACGTTCTTTTTTAGAAAGTAGTAGCATTTTTTCTGCCCTAATAGGTGAAAAAATTAACATTCCGTTGCTATAACAAATGTTATTTTCCACAGCAAATTCAACTGCCACCTCAGGACTAAAATCAATAATTGCTGTTTCTGTAATCCATTCACTAAGCTGATCTTGTTGCTGTTGGGTATAATTTTGTTTTATCGCTTCACAGTAGTTATAATTTAATTCCTTAATTGAGGTGGTATGAATAAGGAATGCAAACTTTTTACCCTCTGGTAAGCTTTTATTAGTTATTTTAGTTGGTGCAATATTATTATTAATACTAACAGGATAAGACTCACTTAAAGGAGGCAAATCTGATAAATGAAGATCAATTAAATGGGCAAATAAAATATCATATCTACCATTTTGAATTATTTGACACACCCTATCAAAAGCATTAAAAAAGTAATCAATATCTTCTTTTGTAATATCTAAAGCAGGTTCAAATCTTATTGAACAAGGCCTTGACATTAAAGGCATAGTAAAAACACCATAGTGCTTTAATAAAAAACTACAGATTATGTATGCCAAGCCACCGCTTTTTTGACTAAAATTTAGTACTATATTCGAGGAGGCTTGAGGATCCTGTAGCTCCAAGCTACGCATCAAACCAAGTCCTTTCCAAGTAAAGATAGTGGAATATTTTTTTAATAAATCATTCAAATACATATCCACATAACTACTTATTTGCTGAACATGAACTTGTCTCTTTTTATCCTCACTGGTTAAATGGTTGATTACAGCTAGTCCCATACTTGCGGCTAAAACATTATTAGCAAAAGTAGAGCTATGTTTTTTATCAAACTCCATTAAGTGTAAATGTTTTGCATAAAGCATTGCTCCAATAGGCATAAAGCCTGCACCTAAAGCTTTTGAGAACAAAATAATGTCAGGTTTCAAATTATATAGGGTAGCAGCACAAAAACTGCCTAATCGACCTACACCCGTTTGAATCTCATCAAAAATAGAAACTGTACCATTTTCTTTACATAATTTTATGATATCTGTAAGTAGATTAGGGGGAATAACATTCATTCCTCCCTCACCTTGAACAGGTTCAATAATAAAAGACGCAAACGTTTTTGACTTGATTTTATCTTCAATTTGCTCGATATCATTAATATCAACATGTTCAAACATGTTTTCATCAGCAATATTATCTGCTTTAAACCTTTTTGAGCCTGTTGCAGATAAAGCAGAATATGTTTTACCATGAAAACTATCCACCAAGCTTAAAACTTTTTTTCTACCTGTATAGAGCCTAGAAAGTTTTATTGCTACCTCTACTGTTTCCGCACCACTATTGGTGAAAACACAGTAGGTATATTTTTTATTATCAATTTGCTCTGCTAGTTTTTCTGCTAATTTTTTTACTGTATGATGAATATTTGGCTGAGCCAGAATAGGGGACTCATTTCGTATGAAGTTGTTTATTTCTTCTATAGCAAACGAAGGATTATGGCCAAATGGTAAAGCACCATATTGTGCTAGATAGTCTTTAACTTTTCTTCCATCTTTTAAAAATAAATAACTGCCTTTAGCTGATTTGATATCAAGATTAAGTTTTGTCGCCTCTAATAGTTGTTCACGATAATAATTGACATACATAGCGATACCTCTTTCAAGCGAATGAGATTAAATTTTTTAGGTAAATTGATGAAAACTTTAAACACTAATCCTTCATGAGTTGACTAACTGTTTGATACTCACTTGTGGGATGAAATTTAAAAAGTTGAATAATAGAATAAAACTCAAAAATCTTTGGATTAGTCATAGCTTGTATACCGCCACAACAACGAACTATGTAGCTAGCCATATGCTCTAATATCTCTTCTAAGATATACCGTAAAGCTAGTATTTTTGGGATAGCATTTTCATCTTGATAGGAGCTATAGGCGATAGATAACATCTGTTTTAAGAGACCATAAACCCTGTATTTATTTTGGGTTATTCTGTATTTAATGGTATCTTGTTGTCTGATATATTGTGGTAAAAAATTTATCAATCCCTCTAAAGCACCAGCATAGGCGTT
This portion of the Entomomonas sp. E2T0 genome encodes:
- a CDS encoding DUF2388 domain-containing protein, whose product is MTNQASQNEPNSDEKIVINAKSDAYFYIASDSNYRTPYLEKALNMLKDKYPNTTDIELVKAIISY
- a CDS encoding class I SAM-dependent methyltransferase; this translates as MSLEYLPNIGGADQERLSILAEVYDEGSQNFLSKNLPKNTKRLLDIGCGHGQMAFWLSKNYPKCHILGIDSSQEQVDICNELSKQYNTNNVAFKLHNIADNELEEDKFDVVYIRFLLMHVRNWDACLNNILKSCKQGALILIEEPGFPYECWPKDNEYFQRANDLVKQMADIASLNYDCFPKLWQKVQELNVNIKNVQFNMPALVTERQKSFPFISFEQIREPLISAGVTNDQEFTTLISKIRELVKDPNYIMGSWRMMQLAIQKK
- a CDS encoding DUF2156 domain-containing protein, whose product is MHKTFSTLLTNNAQEVNQFPSLKTALEHSTNSLSCLLLNKEVNWFTNDYGAIGFFKYKNMNMCIGGILSSEENKQNLLSKFLEFNKAAKTFPIFLHFSESDFNLLKQYGFNINQLGASYSLSLENYTIEGKSFQQLRNKINKAKKKGIVVKEIFSQQKLDLLKPQLEFINTLWLKNKGGNALSKLVIDFNSIELNSGEHRLYIASIGDNVLAYIIYTRTYGKTLGWFHNLSRRIPDAPNGIMQLINQTAINQFKKENQVAYLHFGFTPLVEFENTKQINDSFLFYKVAKWLASKGGGVYPAASQRQYKVSWRPSMIEPELVAFPKGKVLKTLWFILRATNSI
- a CDS encoding aminotransferase class III-fold pyridoxal phosphate-dependent enzyme; its protein translation is MYVNYYREQLLEATKLNLDIKSAKGSYLFLKDGRKVKDYLAQYGALPFGHNPSFAIEEINNFIRNESPILAQPNIHHTVKKLAEKLAEQIDNKKYTYCVFTNSGAETVEVAIKLSRLYTGRKKVLSLVDSFHGKTYSALSATGSKRFKADNIADENMFEHVDINDIEQIEDKIKSKTFASFIIEPVQGEGGMNVIPPNLLTDIIKLCKENGTVSIFDEIQTGVGRLGSFCAATLYNLKPDIILFSKALGAGFMPIGAMLYAKHLHLMEFDKKHSSTFANNVLAASMGLAVINHLTSEDKKRQVHVQQISSYVDMYLNDLLKKYSTIFTWKGLGLMRSLELQDPQASSNIVLNFSQKSGGLAYIICSFLLKHYGVFTMPLMSRPCSIRFEPALDITKEDIDYFFNAFDRVCQIIQNGRYDILFAHLIDLHLSDLPPLSESYPVSINNNIAPTKITNKSLPEGKKFAFLIHTTSIKELNYNYCEAIKQNYTQQQQDQLSEWITETAIIDFSPEVAVEFAVENNICYSNGMLIFSPIRAEKMLLLSKKERTRLMNEFLDVAKSNHAEVVGLGAYTSVISDGGKNLVDNSQQLLLTNGNSLTGMSVVESIRSMLNNEVASQILAVIGARGSVGKISVIGLAHNFSRIILVGRPKTGHLLLSELIKSLLEVVNTTRDIIVEGSLLSNIKQWLLLDNRTLLDFPSQLEQLTKVAGTLGLKVTECYEEALSQADFIVSATSEGKAFLNTSTVKKSAVIFDAARPFDFVRDQEHFIYEGGLISQPNKTSYGDSNIIDVPAGVNLACLSETIAMALDNSEQHLSIGKNIAYNDALSVLNMSKKHTFTPILYNTFNEEN